One window of Triticum dicoccoides isolate Atlit2015 ecotype Zavitan chromosome 5A, WEW_v2.0, whole genome shotgun sequence genomic DNA carries:
- the LOC119302071 gene encoding cinnamoyl-CoA reductase 2-like yields the protein MATSSPPPPRVCVTGGNGFIGSWLVKLLLSRGYAVHATVRDPRDPKNAFLTQLDGAPANLRLFKADMLDYETVAAAFAGCEGVFHVATPVPDQKMVDPQKEMMEPAVKGTMNVLKACSAMQVHKLIVVSSIATNCFNPDWPRDKIKDETCWSDKEFCRQTENWYSLAKTEAEEMALEYGEKNGLHVVTFCPGLVFGPLLQHVAVNTSSKVLVYMIKGGPDTMNNKFFPIVDVRDIADALLLLYNKAGPSERYICSLDQMDLKDLLAIMKNMYPSYTYVDKMVDVDFNVGVTSEKLKNLGWKPRKLEETLADSIESYKKAGLLGVSDDEPCRLPFIYRMPPIQE from the exons ATGGCGAcgtcgtccccgccgccgccccgcgtgtGCGTCACCGGCGGCAACGGGTTCATAGGCTCGTGGCTCGTCAAGCTGCTCCTCTCCCGCGGCTACGCCGTCCACGCCACCGTCCGCGACCCAC GTGATCCGAAGAACGCGTTCCTGACGCAGCTGGACGGAGCCCCGGCGAATCTGCGGCTGTTCAAGGCGGACATGCTCGACTACGAGACGGTGGCGGCCGCGTTCGCCGGCTGCGAGGGCGTGTTCCATGTCGCCACTCCAGTGCCCGACCAAAAGATGGTTGATCCACAG AAAGAGATGATGGAACCTGCTGTCAAGGGCACCATGAATGTGCTCAAGGCTTGCTCAGCTATGCAAGTTCATAAACTCATCGTGGTCTCGTCCATCGCCACTAATTGCTTCAACCCGGATTGGCCTCGAGATAAAATCAAAGATGAGACCTGCTGGTCAGACAAGGAGTTTTGCAGACAGACTGAG AACTGGTATTCTCTTGCAAAGACTGAAGCCGAGGAGATGGCCCTGGAATACGGAGAGAAGAACGGGCTGCACGTCGTCACATTTTGCCCTGGTCTGGTTTTTGGCCCTCTGTTGCAGCATGTGGCGGTCAACACCAGCAGCAAGGTCCTCGTCTACATGATAAAAG GAGGCCCCGACACGATGAACAACAAGTTCTTTCCCATAGTAGACGTTCGTGATATCGCCGACGCATTGCTCCTGTTGTACAACAAGGCAGGGCCATCTGAGAGATACATATGCTCACTGGACCAAATGGACCTAAAGGATTTGCTGGCAATCATGAAGAACATGTACCCTAGCTACACTTATGTAGACAA GATGGTTGATGTGGATTTTAACGTTGGAGTCACTTCGGAAAAGCTGAAGAATTTAGGGTGGAAACCAAGGAAGTTGGAGGAGACACTCGCGGATAGTATCGAATCCTATAAAAAAGCAGGGCTTCTTGGGGTTTCAGATGACGAACCATGCCGGCTTCCATTCATCTACCGAATGCCGCCTATCCAGGAATGA